The following are encoded in a window of Streptomyces griseiscabiei genomic DNA:
- the allB gene encoding allantoinase AllB: MSETELVLRSTRVITPDGSRPAAVAVADGRITAVLPYDADVPPGTRLEDLGDHVLLPGLVDTHVHVNDPGRTHWEGFWTATRAAAAGGITTLVDMPLNSLPPTTTVDHLRTKREVAADKAHVDVGFWGGALPDNVKDLRPLHDAGVFGFKAFLSPSGVDEFPHLDQDGLARSLTEIAGFGGLLIVHAEDPHHLDAAPQRGGPRYADFLASRPRGAEDTAIAALIDRARRLDARVHVLHLSSADALPLIAEAKRDGVRITVETCPHYLTLTAEEVPDGASEFKCCPPIRESANQDLLWQALADGTIDCVVTDHSPSTADLKTDDFATAWGGISGLQLSLAAVWTEARRRGHGLEDVVRWMSTRTAALVGLDDRKGAIEAGRDADFAVLAPDETFTVDPAALQHRNRVTAYAGKTLYGVVRSTWLRGERIVADGEFTEPKGRLLTRTP, from the coding sequence GTGTCCGAGACTGAACTGGTGTTGCGCTCGACGCGTGTCATCACCCCCGACGGATCGCGCCCCGCCGCGGTCGCCGTCGCGGACGGCAGGATCACGGCCGTCCTCCCGTACGACGCCGACGTACCGCCCGGCACCCGCCTGGAGGACCTCGGCGACCATGTGCTGCTGCCGGGTCTCGTCGACACCCATGTGCATGTGAACGACCCCGGCCGCACCCACTGGGAGGGCTTCTGGACCGCCACGCGCGCCGCGGCGGCCGGCGGCATCACCACCCTCGTCGACATGCCGCTCAACTCCCTCCCGCCGACCACGACCGTCGACCACCTCCGCACCAAGCGCGAGGTCGCCGCCGACAAGGCCCATGTCGACGTCGGCTTCTGGGGCGGCGCGCTGCCCGACAACGTCAAGGACCTGCGCCCGCTGCACGACGCCGGGGTCTTCGGCTTCAAGGCGTTCCTGTCGCCGTCCGGTGTGGACGAGTTCCCGCACCTCGACCAGGACGGCCTCGCCCGCTCCCTGACCGAGATCGCAGGCTTCGGCGGACTGCTCATCGTGCACGCCGAGGACCCCCACCACCTCGACGCGGCCCCGCAGCGGGGCGGCCCCCGGTACGCCGACTTCCTCGCCTCCCGCCCGCGCGGCGCCGAGGACACCGCCATCGCCGCCCTCATCGACCGGGCCCGGCGACTCGACGCCCGCGTCCACGTCCTGCACCTCTCCTCCGCCGACGCGCTCCCGCTGATCGCGGAGGCCAAGCGGGACGGCGTACGGATCACCGTCGAGACCTGCCCGCACTACCTCACCCTCACCGCGGAGGAAGTCCCGGACGGGGCGAGCGAGTTCAAGTGCTGCCCGCCCATCCGCGAGTCCGCCAACCAGGATCTGCTGTGGCAGGCCCTCGCGGACGGCACGATCGACTGCGTGGTCACCGACCACTCCCCCTCCACCGCCGATCTGAAGACCGACGACTTCGCCACCGCCTGGGGCGGCATCTCCGGACTGCAGCTGAGCCTCGCGGCGGTCTGGACGGAGGCCCGCCGGCGCGGCCACGGCCTGGAGGACGTGGTCCGCTGGATGTCCACGCGCACGGCGGCCCTCGTCGGCCTCGACGACCGCAAGGGCGCCATCGAGGCGGGCCGCGACGCCGACTTCGCCGTCCTCGCCCCCGACGAGACCTTCACCGTCGACCCGGCCGCCCTCCAGCACCGCAACCGCGTCACCGCGTACGCCGGCAAGACCCTGTACGGCGTGGTCAGGTCCACCTGGCTGCGCGGCGAACGCATCGTCGCGGACGGCGAGTTCACCGAACCGAAGGGCCGCCTCCTCACCCGCACCCCCTGA
- the alc gene encoding allantoicase, translating to MTAQHHTPPTSFTGDANPYGGGDPYADYRTTDFPFTRYADLADRRLGAGVVAANDEFFAHRENLLVPERAEFVPEHFGHKGKVMDGWETRRRRGASAEHPWPTADDHDWALIRLGAPGVIRGIVVDTAHFRGNYPQAVSVEAASVAGSPSPEELLADDVKWTTLVPRTPVGGHAANGFTVTVEQRFTHLRLNQHPDGGVARLRVYGEAVPDPVWLDALGTFDVVALENGGLAEDASNLFYSPATNTIQPGRARVMHECWETSRRRDQGNDWIRYRLAAQSEIRALEIDTAYLKGNAAGWATVSVKNGDDADWTEILPRTRLQPDTGHRFVLDVPAVATHARVDIYPDGGISRLRLFGSLTETGRAGLAARHQELGG from the coding sequence GTGACGGCTCAGCACCACACCCCGCCCACGAGCTTCACCGGCGACGCGAACCCCTACGGCGGCGGCGACCCGTACGCGGACTACCGCACCACCGACTTCCCCTTCACCCGGTACGCCGACCTCGCCGACCGCAGGCTCGGCGCCGGGGTCGTCGCCGCCAACGACGAGTTCTTCGCCCACCGCGAGAACCTGCTGGTGCCCGAGCGCGCCGAGTTCGTCCCCGAGCACTTCGGGCACAAGGGCAAGGTCATGGACGGCTGGGAGACCCGCCGCCGCCGGGGCGCCTCGGCCGAGCACCCCTGGCCGACGGCCGACGACCACGACTGGGCGCTGATCCGCCTCGGCGCGCCCGGCGTGATCCGGGGGATCGTCGTCGACACGGCCCACTTCCGCGGCAACTACCCGCAGGCGGTCTCCGTCGAGGCCGCGTCCGTCGCCGGTTCCCCGTCGCCGGAGGAACTGCTCGCCGACGACGTGAAGTGGACGACCCTCGTCCCGCGCACCCCCGTCGGCGGCCACGCGGCCAACGGCTTCACGGTCACCGTCGAGCAGCGCTTCACCCACCTGCGCCTCAACCAGCACCCCGACGGCGGCGTCGCCCGTCTGCGGGTGTACGGCGAGGCCGTGCCGGACCCCGTCTGGCTGGACGCGCTCGGCACCTTCGACGTGGTCGCCCTGGAGAACGGCGGCCTGGCCGAGGACGCCTCCAACCTCTTCTACTCACCCGCCACCAACACCATCCAGCCCGGCCGCGCCCGGGTGATGCACGAGTGCTGGGAGACCAGCCGCCGCCGCGACCAGGGCAACGACTGGATCCGCTACCGCCTCGCCGCCCAGTCCGAGATCCGTGCCCTGGAGATCGACACGGCCTACCTCAAGGGCAACGCGGCCGGCTGGGCCACGGTCTCGGTGAAGAACGGCGACGACGCCGACTGGACCGAGATCCTCCCCCGCACCCGCCTCCAGCCCGACACCGGCCACCGCTTCGTCCTCGACGTCCCCGCCGTCGCCACCCACGCCCGTGTCGACATCTATCCCGACGGCGGAATCTCCCGTCTGCGCCTCTTCGGCTCCCTGACGGAGACGGGCCGTGCCGGTCTGGCGGCACGTCACCAGGAACTGGGCGGCTAG
- a CDS encoding ribonuclease domain-containing protein, translated as MRFPPRATRVGAAAALLSALLVGGTVTATPAAAAVGSICYSDLPSQAHTTLSLIARGGPYPYAQDGSVFQNRERVLPSRSTGYYHEYTVKTPGSSTRGARRIVTGQAHEEDYYTADHYASFDLVDHDC; from the coding sequence ATGCGATTCCCCCCACGAGCAACACGTGTCGGAGCGGCGGCGGCACTCCTGTCCGCCCTCCTCGTCGGCGGCACCGTCACCGCCACCCCGGCCGCCGCCGCGGTCGGCAGCATCTGCTACAGCGACCTGCCGTCGCAGGCGCACACCACGCTCAGCCTGATCGCCCGAGGCGGCCCCTACCCGTACGCGCAGGACGGCAGCGTCTTCCAGAACCGGGAGCGCGTCCTGCCCTCGCGGTCCACGGGCTACTACCACGAGTACACCGTCAAGACCCCCGGCTCCTCCACCCGCGGCGCCCGCCGCATCGTCACCGGGCAGGCCCACGAGGAGGACTACTACACCGCCGACCACTACGCGTCCTTCGACCTGGTCGACCACGACTGCTGA
- a CDS encoding sensor histidine kinase, whose product MSADKQVPEPPAFPGRSWLLPSALLDSEPGRDPGDARPGRRPRRTARDWVVDFTCFLLAVFIGLLSVEAVRNEPDLPQAFVVLDQVLGALACAAVWLRRRWPVGLAAAMVPVCFVSSTAGGAGLVALFTLTVHRPFRYVAWIGGASLVLNPLFYWLRPDPDITYPWVVFLSAVLTAAIVGWGMFVRSKRQLLLSFRDRARRAETEAELRAEQAQRLAREAIAREMHDVLAHRLTLLSVHAGALEFRPDAPRAEVVRAAGVIRESAHEALQDLREIIGVLRAGEPDDAGRPQPTLAALDSLVSECREAGMKVVLDQHVTDRAAVPTSVGRTAYRIAQECLTNARKHAPGAEVTVTVAGAPGDGLTVRVRNPAPPGEVPPVPGSGQGLIGLTERAALAGGRLDHGPETGGGFAVRAWLPWS is encoded by the coding sequence GTGAGTGCTGACAAGCAGGTGCCGGAGCCCCCGGCCTTCCCGGGGCGGAGCTGGCTGCTGCCGTCGGCGCTGCTCGACTCCGAACCCGGGCGGGACCCCGGCGACGCACGACCCGGACGGCGGCCCCGGCGGACCGCCCGCGACTGGGTCGTCGACTTCACCTGCTTCCTGCTGGCCGTGTTCATCGGCCTGCTCAGCGTGGAGGCGGTCAGGAACGAGCCCGATCTGCCACAGGCCTTCGTCGTCCTCGACCAGGTCCTCGGCGCACTCGCCTGCGCCGCCGTCTGGCTGCGCAGACGCTGGCCGGTCGGCCTCGCCGCGGCGATGGTCCCGGTCTGCTTCGTGTCCAGCACCGCGGGCGGCGCCGGTCTGGTCGCCCTCTTCACCCTCACCGTGCACCGGCCCTTCCGGTACGTGGCCTGGATCGGCGGCGCCTCCCTGGTCCTCAACCCGCTGTTCTACTGGCTGCGCCCCGACCCCGACATCACCTACCCCTGGGTGGTGTTCCTCTCCGCAGTCCTCACCGCCGCGATCGTCGGCTGGGGCATGTTCGTGCGCTCCAAGCGGCAGCTCCTGCTGAGCTTCCGGGACCGCGCCCGACGCGCCGAGACCGAGGCGGAGCTCCGGGCCGAACAGGCGCAGCGGCTCGCCCGCGAGGCCATCGCCCGCGAGATGCACGACGTCCTGGCCCACCGTCTGACCCTGCTGAGCGTGCACGCGGGCGCGCTGGAGTTCCGGCCCGACGCGCCCCGCGCCGAGGTCGTCCGCGCGGCCGGCGTCATCCGGGAGAGCGCGCACGAGGCACTCCAGGACCTCCGGGAGATCATCGGGGTGCTCCGGGCGGGCGAGCCCGACGACGCGGGCCGCCCCCAGCCGACCCTGGCCGCGCTCGACTCCCTCGTCTCCGAGTGCCGCGAGGCCGGCATGAAGGTCGTCCTCGACCAGCACGTCACCGACCGCGCCGCCGTCCCCACGTCCGTCGGCCGCACCGCCTACCGCATCGCCCAGGAGTGCCTGACCAACGCCCGCAAACACGCCCCCGGCGCCGAGGTCACCGTCACCGTGGCGGGCGCCCCCGGCGACGGCCTCACCGTCCGCGTACGCAACCCCGCGCCCCCGGGCGAGGTCCCGCCCGTCCCCGGCTCCGGCCAGGGCCTCATCGGTCTCACCGAACGCGCCGCGCTGGCCGGGGGCCGCCTCGACCACGGCCCCGAGACCGGCGGCGGCTTCGCCGTACGGGCCTGGCTGCCCTGGAGCTGA
- a CDS encoding aldo/keto reductase, whose translation MRYRLLGRTGLRVSELFLGAMTFGEQGGVGAPPEECARILDVYAEAGGNVIDTAVNYRGGESERIVGELLKGRRDRFVLSTKYTVSRDGSDPNAAGNHRKNLALSLETSLRRLGTDYVDIYWVHIWDRNTPVEETMRALDDAVRSGKVLYVGISDAPAWVVSRANTLAEWRGWSPLSALQVPYSLLNRDIERELLPMAEAFGMSVAAWSPLQNGVLSGKYTRPGGMAPGIATRLSAGAVGERERAVAEAVQRAADELDATPAQIAIAWTMAHSPAVHPILGARRVEQLMDNLGAARLVLPPEVLARLEETTAFRLGFPGDFIDEASAWVYGSAGQRVVPRLG comes from the coding sequence GTGCGTTACCGACTCCTGGGCCGGACCGGGCTCCGTGTCTCCGAGCTGTTCCTGGGCGCCATGACGTTCGGGGAGCAGGGCGGGGTGGGCGCCCCTCCCGAGGAGTGCGCGCGCATCCTCGACGTGTACGCGGAGGCCGGCGGCAATGTGATCGACACGGCGGTCAACTACCGGGGCGGGGAGAGCGAGCGGATCGTCGGCGAGCTGCTCAAGGGGCGCCGCGACCGGTTCGTGCTGTCCACCAAGTACACCGTGTCCCGGGACGGCAGCGATCCCAACGCCGCGGGCAACCACCGCAAGAACCTCGCGCTGTCGCTGGAGACGAGTCTGCGCCGGCTGGGCACGGACTACGTCGACATCTACTGGGTGCACATCTGGGACCGCAACACCCCGGTCGAGGAGACGATGCGGGCCCTGGACGACGCCGTACGGTCCGGGAAGGTGCTGTACGTCGGCATCTCGGACGCCCCGGCCTGGGTGGTGTCGCGCGCCAACACCCTCGCGGAATGGCGGGGTTGGTCACCGCTGTCGGCGCTCCAGGTGCCGTACAGCCTGCTCAACCGGGACATCGAGCGGGAACTGCTGCCGATGGCGGAGGCGTTCGGGATGTCGGTGGCGGCGTGGAGTCCGCTGCAGAACGGTGTCCTGTCCGGCAAGTACACCCGGCCGGGCGGGATGGCGCCGGGCATCGCGACCCGGTTGTCGGCCGGGGCGGTCGGGGAGCGCGAGCGGGCGGTCGCGGAGGCCGTGCAGCGCGCCGCGGACGAACTCGACGCCACCCCGGCCCAGATCGCCATCGCCTGGACCATGGCCCACTCCCCCGCCGTGCACCCCATCCTCGGCGCCCGCCGCGTGGAGCAGCTCATGGACAACCTCGGCGCCGCCCGGCTGGTGCTCCCGCCGGAGGTGCTGGCCCGGCTGGAGGAGACCACCGCCTTCCGTCTCGGCTTCCCGGGCGACTTCATCGACGAGGCGTCGGCCTGGGTGTACGGGTCGGCGGGGCAGCGCGTGGTGCCGCGCCTGGGGTGA